The Candidatus Paceibacterota bacterium genome window below encodes:
- a CDS encoding DUF433 domain-containing protein: MIDWTQCPAVERIPGKVSGAWIFKGTRVPVRALFENIEDGARVEDFLEWFPGVAREQVTAVLRHAEESLAAA; this comes from the coding sequence ATGATCGATTGGACCCAATGCCCGGCCGTCGAACGAATTCCCGGCAAGGTGAGCGGCGCGTGGATCTTCAAGGGCACGCGTGTCCCGGTCCGCGCCTTGTTCGAGAACATTGAGGACGGTGCGCGAGTCGAAGACTTCCTCGAGTGGTTCCCCGGCGTCGCCCGCGAGCAAGTGACTGCTGTGCTTCGCCACGCTGAAGAGAGTCTAGCGGCGGCCTGA
- a CDS encoding choice-of-anchor Q domain-containing protein translates to MIRNAFLLAAGSLVCAALTASATTRYVNLNNPAPAPPYTSWTDAATNIQHAIDEAVDGDEIIVTNGVYATGGRAVYGTMTNRVAIDKTVTVRSVNGPLLTVIEGRAVPGTTNGDGAIRCVYVGTNAVLSGFTLTNGHTREYYEDSYEERNGGGAWCETSGVVSNCTLSGNSAGIAGGGAYRGTLNNCTLSGNSASSGGGAYSGTLNNCTLSDNSASGGGGAHSGTLNNCTLSGNSASFSGGGAYEGTLNNCTLSGNSATYGGGASYGTLNNCTLSGNSASSSGGGAYEGILNNCTLSDNSASSSGGGASYGTLYNCTLSGNSANWGGGAYGGLLNNCIVYYNSAGGGPNYAGCSFSYSCTTPLPGGTGNFTAAPQFVNTNGWSNLRLQTGSPCLNAGNNAYVVGAIDLDGNPRVVGRTVDVGAYEVQPVLHYVTMTNSNPLAPYSSWTTAATNIQDAIDVAVAGDEIVVTNGVYATGGWAVHGTMTNRVVINKAVTVRSVNGPLLTVIEGRAVAGTTNGDGAIRCAYVGTNAVLSGFTLTNGHTRATGQFIKELMGGGAWCEPSGVVSNCVLSGNSAYESGGGAYEGTLNNCTLSGNSASRRGGGACDGTLNNCTLNGNSTYEGGGGAAYGTLNNCTLNGNSADFGGGAYYATLNKCTFIGNSARLGGGAYDATLNKCILSSNSATADGGGACNSTLYNGTLNGNSASNSGGGACDGTLHNCTLSCNSASSGGGACRSILSNCTLSGNLADWGGGANSGALKNCIVYYNSAPNGPNYCYGNLEYSCTTPLPEGAGNFTNAPLFVNTNGWCNLRLQTHSPCINRGNSAYAPGLTDLDGSPRIAGGRVDIGAYEFQGAGFSGFTAWLWQYGLPSDGSADYTDTDADGHDNWQEWRCQTDPTNALSALRMVSALPAGTNVMVAWQSVAGMNYHLLRSTNLSAQPPFSLVATNLAGQTSATSYTDTNAASLAPLYYRVGVGD, encoded by the coding sequence ATGATACGTAATGCCTTCTTACTGGCGGCGGGCAGCCTCGTGTGCGCGGCGCTCACCGCGTCGGCCACGACCCGCTATGTGAACCTCAACAACCCCGCGCCGGCTCCGCCCTATACGAGCTGGACCGACGCCGCCACCAACATCCAGCACGCCATAGACGAGGCGGTGGATGGGGATGAGATTATCGTCACCAACGGCGTCTATGCCACAGGCGGCCGAGCCGTGTACGGCACGATGACCAATCGCGTGGCCATTGACAAGACGGTGACGGTGCGCAGTGTCAACGGCCCGCTGCTGACGGTCATCGAAGGCCGCGCGGTGCCGGGAACGACGAATGGGGATGGGGCGATTCGGTGCGTGTATGTGGGGACCAACGCGGTGCTCAGCGGGTTTACCTTGACCAACGGCCACACGCGGGAGTATTATGAGGACTCTTACGAGGAGCGGAACGGAGGCGGAGCATGGTGTGAGACGTCGGGGGTGGTCAGCAACTGCACCTTGAGCGGCAACTCGGCCGGCATTGCTGGCGGCGGGGCATATCGGGGCACCCTGAACAACTGCACCTTGAGCGGCAACTCGGCCTCCTCTGGCGGCGGGGCGTATTCTGGCACCCTGAACAACTGCACCTTGAGCGACAACTCGGCCTCCGGGGGTGGCGGGGCGCATTCTGGCACCCTGAACAACTGCACCTTGAGCGGCAACTCGGCATCCTTCTCTGGCGGCGGGGCGTATGAGGGCACCCTGAACAACTGCACCTTGAGCGGCAACTCGGCCACCTATGGCGGCGGGGCGTCTTACGGCACCCTGAACAACTGCACCTTGAGCGGCAACTCGGCCTCCTCCTCTGGCGGCGGGGCGTATGAGGGCATCCTGAACAACTGCACCTTGAGCGACAACTCGGCCTCCTCCTCTGGCGGCGGGGCGTCTTACGGCACCCTGTACAATTGCACCTTGAGCGGCAACTCGGCTAACTGGGGCGGCGGGGCGTATGGTGGCCTCTTGAACAACTGCATTGTCTACTACAATTCGGCTGGTGGCGGGCCAAACTACGCTGGCTGCAGCTTCAGCTACTCGTGCACGACGCCGCTGCCAGGGGGCACAGGCAATTTCACCGCAGCGCCCCAGTTTGTGAACACCAATGGCTGGAGCAATCTGCGCCTTCAAACCGGCTCCCCCTGCCTCAACGCGGGCAACAATGCTTATGTTGTGGGGGCGATCGACCTGGATGGCAATCCCCGCGTTGTCGGCAGAACGGTGGATGTGGGAGCCTATGAAGTTCAGCCCGTGCTTCATTACGTGACGATGACCAACAGCAACCCGCTGGCTCCCTACAGTTCGTGGACCACCGCCGCCACCAACATCCAGGACGCGATAGACGTGGCGGTGGCAGGAGATGAGATTGTCGTCACCAACGGCGTCTATGCCACGGGCGGCTGGGCCGTGCACGGCACGATGACCAACCGGGTGGTCATCAACAAAGCGGTGACAGTGCGCAGTGTGAACGGACCGCTGCTGACGGTGATCGAAGGGCGGGCGGTGGCGGGGACGACGAATGGGGATGGGGCGATTCGGTGCGCGTATGTAGGGACCAACGCAGTGCTGAGCGGCTTTACTTTGACCAACGGCCACACGCGGGCAACCGGGCAGTTTATCAAGGAACTGATGGGAGGTGGAGCATGGTGTGAACCGTCGGGGGTGGTCAGCAACTGCGTCTTGAGCGGCAACTCGGCGTACGAAAGTGGCGGCGGGGCGTATGAGGGCACTCTAAACAACTGCACCTTGAGCGGCAACTCGGCGTCCCGACGTGGTGGAGGGGCTTGTGATGGCACCCTGAACAACTGCACCTTGAACGGCAACTCGACTTACGAGGGTGGCGGCGGGGCGGCTTATGGCACCCTGAACAACTGCACCTTGAACGGCAACTCGGCCGATTTTGGCGGCGGGGCGTATTATGCCACCCTGAACAAGTGCACCTTCATCGGCAATTCGGCCCGCCTCGGCGGTGGGGCGTATGATGCCACCCTGAACAAGTGCATCCTGAGCAGCAACTCGGCCACTGCCGATGGCGGCGGGGCGTGTAATAGCACCCTGTACAACGGCACATTGAACGGCAACTCGGCCTCCAACTCTGGCGGCGGGGCTTGTGATGGCACCCTGCACAACTGCACCTTGAGTTGCAACTCGGCCTCCTCCGGCGGCGGGGCGTGTCGGAGCATCCTGAGCAACTGCACGTTGAGCGGCAACTTGGCTGACTGGGGAGGCGGGGCGAATAGTGGCGCCCTGAAGAACTGCATTGTGTATTACAACTCGGCTCCCAACGGCCCAAACTATTGCTACGGCAATCTCGAATATTCCTGCACGACGCCGCTGCCTGAGGGCGCAGGCAATTTCACCAATGCGCCGCTGTTTGTGAACACCAACGGGTGGTGCAATCTGCGGCTCCAAACCCACTCACCCTGCATCAACCGGGGGAACAGTGCCTACGCCCCCGGCTTGACCGACCTGGATGGCAGCCCGCGGATCGCCGGCGGCAGGGTGGACATCGGCGCCTACGAATTCCAGGGCGCGGGGTTTAGCGGTTTCACCGCCTGGCTCTGGCAATACGGCCTGCCCAGCGACGGCTCCGCCGACTACACCGATACGGATGCCGACGGCCACGACAACTGGCAGGAGTGGCGTTGCCAGACCGATCCCACCAACGCGCTCTCGGCGTTGCGGATGGTGTCAGCCCTGCCCGCCGGGACCAATGTGATGGTGGCCTGGCAGAGCGTGGCCGGGATGAACTATCACCTTTTGCGCAGCACCAATCTGTCGGCGCAACCCCCGTTCTCGCTCGTGGCGACCAACTTGGCGGGCCAGACCAGCGCCACCAGTTACACTGACACCAATGCCGCCAGCCTGGCCCCGCTCTACTACCGGGTCGGGGTGGGGGACTAG